The genomic window CGGGGAACTGGGCATCGACCAGGAGCACCTGGGCAAGATCGACATCCACGTGCACGTGCCCGCCGGCGCCACGCCCAAGGACGGGCCCAGCGCCGGCGTGGCCATGTACTCCGCGCTGGTGTCCCTGCTGACCCATCGCGCGGTGCGCAGCGACACCGCCATGACGGGCGAGATCAGCCTGCGCGGCCTGGTGCTGCCGGTGGGCGGCATCAAGGAAAAAATCATCGCCGCCGACGCGGCGGGACTCAAGCGCGTGATGCTGCCGGCGCGCAACCGGCGCGACGAGGGCGACATTCCGGCCGAGGTGCGCGAGCGCCTGCAGTTCATCTGGCTGGAGAATGTGGACGATGCCATCGCGGCGGCGCTGGAGCCTCCCAGGTCGGCCGCCGGCGGTTGAAGACCGGGCGAGGCAGCCTTACAGATCCAGCACCAGCCGGCCACTGCGGGCGCGCGAGCAGCAGCTCATCATGCGGTCGCCCCTGGCGCGCTCGGCGGGGCTGAGCACGCTGTCGCGGTGGTCGATGTCGCCGCTGGCCACGGCCACCTCGCAGGTGCCGCACAGGCCTTCCTCGCAGTCGCATTGCACGTCGACGTTGTGGGCGTGCAGCACCTCCAGCACCGTGCGGTCGGCGGGCACGTGCAGCGTCAGGCCGGCGGTGCGCAGCTCGATCTCGAAGGCGCGCTCGCGCGCCGGATCGAGCCGGGGCGCGTTGTTCTCGAAGTGCTCGACGTGCAGGGCCTCGGCCGGCCAGCCGGCGCGCTCCACCGCCTGCTGAAGGCTGTCCAGCAGGCGCTGCGGGCCGCAGGCGTAGATGGCCGTGCCGGCCTGCGGCGTGCCCAGCAGGGCGGCAAAGTCGCAGCGCCCGCCTTCGTCGCTGAGGTGCAGTTGCAGGCACTCGCCATGCAGTGCCTGCAGGTCATCCAGATAAGCCGCGCGGCTGCGCGAGGCGGCGCTGTAGTGCAGCACGTAGTCGCGGCCCGTGGCGCGGGCGTGCTGCGCCATGGCCATGACCGGGGTGATGCCGATGCCGCCGCCGATCAGGATCAGGCGCTCGCCACCGTCTTCGCCCAGATGAAAGTGGTTGCGCGGCCCGCGCACCCGAAGCAGCGCGCCGGCCTGCACGCCGCGATGGATCCAGGCCGAGCCGCCGCGGCTGGCTGGGTCGTGCTGCACGGCCACTTCCCAGTGCTGCGCATCCTGCAGGTCGCCGCACAGCGAGTACTGGCGCGACAGGCCGGTGTCCCCGCACTCGATGTCGATGTGCGCGCCGGGCGTCCAGCGCGGCAGCGCGCTGCCATCGGCGGCGGCCAGGCGCAGGCGCACGATGTCGGGGCCGGTGGCCAGGGTGTCGGCCGACACCACGCGGAGCTTCCGCACCATGGCGCTGGCCGCCGGGCCGCCCAGGTGCACGTCTTGCGCCCAGCGGCGCACGCCGGGATCGCTGCGCTCGGGGTTCTGCGCCGGGTCCCATTGCACGTGCAGGTTCTGCGGCCCGCGAAACGCCAGGTTGTGCACGTAGTCGTATTGTTGCGGCACCAGCTGCATGTGCGGCAGGCGGCGCGTGAGCTCGCCGATCATGATCTGCATTTCCATGCGGGCGATGTTCTTGCCCAGGCACTGGTGCACGCCAAAGCCGAAGCTGAGCTGGTCGATGACGTTGCTGCGGCGGATGTCGAAGAAATCCGGGTCGCTGAACTGGCGCGGGTCGTGGTTGCCCGAGTGCACCACCAGCAGCAGGCGCGCGCCGGCCGGAATGTCCACGCCGTCGATCGTCACGTCGCGCGTGGTGCGCCGCCGCCACGAGGCAATCGGCCCGTCATGGCGCAGGCATTCCTCGATGGCGGGGGAAATGAGCGAGGGGTCTTCGCAGATTTCGTCCCACACGCGGCGGTGCTGCAGCAGCAGGCGGATGGCGTTGGTGGTGGCGAACGAGGTGGACTCGTGCGCCGCCACGATGATGGCCATCATCATCGAGTGCAGGTAGGCGTCGGTCACCACCTCGGGGTGGTGCTTTTGCTGGCGGATCGAGTAGCGCATCCAGCCCGGGCCTTCGGGCGTGCGGCGCATCTTCTCCAGGATCTGGCCTGACAGTTGCCAGAACTTGCCCACCGTGTGCGCCACCTCGATGCGCTCCTCGGGCGTGGCGCGGCCGAAGGCGTTCTTGGTGTGCGCGATGGCGAACTCGTGCATCTTCTCGTGGTCTTCGTCGTCGTCGATGCCCAGAAAGTGCAGCGCCACCGAGAACGGCACGTGCCAGGCCAGGCGCTTGAACAGATCGACCTGGCCGTCGTCGATGAAGCCGTCGATGGCCTCGCTGACCAGGCGGCGCACCGTGGGCTCGTGCTGTCGCAGGTGCTCGGGCGTGAAAGGCGCCATCAACGCACGGCGGCGCGCCATGTGCATGGGCTCGTCCTCGTTCACCATGGTGCGGCTCATGGCATAGCCGTAGGACTTGAGCACCGCCAGCGACTCCTCGGTCGGCGGCTCGGTCGACTCGAGCGCGATCGACGGGCTGAACGTGTGCGGGTCGCGGAAGATGTTCTTGATCGACGCGTAGCGCGTCACCACCCAGTAGCCCAGCTTGGGGCTGAAGAACACCGGCTGCTCCTCGCGCGCCCAGCGCACCAGTTCGGCCGGGTTGGCCATGTAGTCGTCGGTGTAGGGATCGAAGGCGGCGGCCCGGTGGTCGAACGGGCAGGCGCCCGGTGCGGACGGTTGGAGGTGCTCTGGCATGTCGGTGTTTCCGTGTTGATCCTGCCATGGTATGCCAGCGCAAATCGAGAACGCTTTGCCCGATCGGGCAGCTTCCGTGAAACTGTATAAAAATACAGTTCATGACCTCTGCCGATACACCGCTCGATGCCTCTTCCCGACCGCTGCTGTCCTTGAAAGGGCGGGGCGCCCCATCGCGCCTGGCGCATCGCTTCGCGCTCGATCAGCGCAGCGCATTCGACGACGGCTGGGGCGGCCTGGATGCCGACGAGCAGGGCGACGCCCCCGCACCGGCCACGCAGGTGATCTGGGAAGACGCGCGCAGCGCCATCAACGCCAACGACTCGCCCGACATCGCGTTCGACTATTCGGTCAACCCCTACCGCGGCTGCGAGCACGGCTGCATCTACTGCTTTGCGCGGCCCACCCACAGCTACCTGGGCCTATCGCCGGGGCTGGACTTCGAGACGCGCATCGTCGCCAAGCGCAACATCGCGGCCGTGCTGGCGCGCGAGCTGGCGGCGCCGCGCTACCGGCCCTCGGTCATCAACATCGGCTCGGCCACCGACTGCTATCAGCCGCTGGAGCGCGAGCTGCGGCTCACGCGCGCGCTGATCGAGGTGCTGGCGCAGGCGCGCCACCCGTTTTCCATCGTCACCAAGTCCAGCGGCGTCGAGCGCGACCTGGACCTGCTGGCTCCGCTGGCCGCGCAGGGCCTGGTGGCGGTGTACGTCACCCTCACCACGCTCGACGCGGGCCTGGCGCGCGTGCTGGAGCCACGCGCCGCCGCGCCCCACCGGCGCCTGCGCATCCTGCGCACGCTGGCCGACGCGGGGGTGCCGGTGGGCGTGAGCGTGGCGCCGCAGATTCCCTTCGTCAACGAGGACATGGAGCAGGTGCTGGCCGCCGCGCGCGACGCCGGCGCCGCCCGCGCCTTCTACACCGTGCTGCGCCTGCCCTGGGAGCTGTCCGAGCTGTTTGGGCAGTGGCTGCAGATGCACCTGCCCGACCGCGCCGAGCGCGTGATGGCGCGCGTGCGCGAGCTGCGCGGCGGCAAGGACTACGACAGCCGCTGGGGCCAGCGCATGCACGGCCAGGGTGTGTGGGCCGATCTGCTG from Burkholderiaceae bacterium includes these protein-coding regions:
- a CDS encoding PA0069 family radical SAM protein, whose protein sequence is MTSADTPLDASSRPLLSLKGRGAPSRLAHRFALDQRSAFDDGWGGLDADEQGDAPAPATQVIWEDARSAINANDSPDIAFDYSVNPYRGCEHGCIYCFARPTHSYLGLSPGLDFETRIVAKRNIAAVLARELAAPRYRPSVINIGSATDCYQPLERELRLTRALIEVLAQARHPFSIVTKSSGVERDLDLLAPLAAQGLVAVYVTLTTLDAGLARVLEPRAAAPHRRLRILRTLADAGVPVGVSVAPQIPFVNEDMEQVLAAARDAGAARAFYTVLRLPWELSELFGQWLQMHLPDRAERVMARVRELRGGKDYDSRWGQRMHGQGVWADLLRQRFEGACRRLGLNRQRIALDLSRFRPGRLGGQAELFE
- a CDS encoding cytochrome P450; translation: MPEHLQPSAPGACPFDHRAAAFDPYTDDYMANPAELVRWAREEQPVFFSPKLGYWVVTRYASIKNIFRDPHTFSPSIALESTEPPTEESLAVLKSYGYAMSRTMVNEDEPMHMARRRALMAPFTPEHLRQHEPTVRRLVSEAIDGFIDDGQVDLFKRLAWHVPFSVALHFLGIDDDEDHEKMHEFAIAHTKNAFGRATPEERIEVAHTVGKFWQLSGQILEKMRRTPEGPGWMRYSIRQQKHHPEVVTDAYLHSMMMAIIVAAHESTSFATTNAIRLLLQHRRVWDEICEDPSLISPAIEECLRHDGPIASWRRRTTRDVTIDGVDIPAGARLLLVVHSGNHDPRQFSDPDFFDIRRSNVIDQLSFGFGVHQCLGKNIARMEMQIMIGELTRRLPHMQLVPQQYDYVHNLAFRGPQNLHVQWDPAQNPERSDPGVRRWAQDVHLGGPAASAMVRKLRVVSADTLATGPDIVRLRLAAADGSALPRWTPGAHIDIECGDTGLSRQYSLCGDLQDAQHWEVAVQHDPASRGGSAWIHRGVQAGALLRVRGPRNHFHLGEDGGERLILIGGGIGITPVMAMAQHARATGRDYVLHYSAASRSRAAYLDDLQALHGECLQLHLSDEGGRCDFAALLGTPQAGTAIYACGPQRLLDSLQQAVERAGWPAEALHVEHFENNAPRLDPARERAFEIELRTAGLTLHVPADRTVLEVLHAHNVDVQCDCEEGLCGTCEVAVASGDIDHRDSVLSPAERARGDRMMSCCSRARSGRLVLDL